One Glycine max cultivar Williams 82 chromosome 3, Glycine_max_v4.0, whole genome shotgun sequence DNA window includes the following coding sequences:
- the LOC106798053 gene encoding uncharacterized protein: MADTVMDCIKAAIVELISSQLKFTAAVDTMATKLDDLLQQLALHNATQHFPSSSSEQSPPPLPLSMPTSPPCSTPMQPSASSLPAPLPMPIAPPCLAPVQPLPAPCRLRFLCLLLIFPISVIHAAISFDNLFSTILRCGHATAPHDKPWENRDMALFGTKSYGTAMVAHKCQPTAFALWTATKPGAFRRNRPWDPGITFGSHGLKPQHLEDKVFLMGLEC; the protein is encoded by the coding sequence ATGGCTGACACTGTTATGGACTGCATCAAAGCGGCCATCGTGGAACTCATCTCTAGTCAACTCAAATTCACCGCTGCCGTAGACACCATGGCCACCAAACTGGACGACCTTCTTCAGCAGCTGGCCCTTCACAATGCCACTCAACACTTCCCATCTTCTTCCTCCGAGCAGTCACCACCACCGCTGCCGCTTTCCATGCCGACTTCGCCTCCATGCTCCACACCCATGCAACCAAGTGCCTCATCATTACCGGCCCCGCTTCCCATGCCAATTGCGCCTCCATGTCTTGCACCCGTGCAACCATTACCTGCACCTTGCCGGCTCCGCTTCCTATGCCTGCTCCTCATCTTCCCAATCTCAGTCATTCACGCCGCCATTTCCTTCGACAACCTCTTCAGCACTATTCTTCGTTGTGGCCATGCAACAGCTCCTCATGACAAGCCTTGGGAAAATAGAGACATGGCGCTGTTTGGAACTAAGTCCTATGGGACTGCCATGGTCGCACACAAGTGCCAACCAACTGCCTTTGCACTATGGACAGCTACTAAACCAGGTGCATTTCGCCGGAACAGACCTTGGGATCCCGGTATTACTTTTGGAAGCCATGGTTTGAAGCCCCAACACCTTGAGGATAAGGTGTTTTTGATGGGTCTGGAATGTTAG